Below is a genomic region from Paraburkholderia sp. BL10I2N1.
CCTTCAGAATCTTCTCGAACTCGCGACGGAAGGTACCGTTGTCGAGCAGGTTCGATTTCAGGTCGCGCAGCAGGTGACGCATCGCGAGCAGCGCCTGAAGTTCCGGAATCTGGCGCGCGACCTGCTCCGGCTCGAAATCCTTCATCGAACGAAACGACAGGTTCACCGGCAGTTCGGTGCCGTCGCTGGCCAGCGTATTTTCGGCCGCAAACTTCAGGTCCGGTGCATAGTCGGCCAGCACGGCATCGAAGTTGTTCTTGTCGATATTGACTTTCTTGCGCTCGGCCAGTGGCGCGTGCTCACGGCCCGCGCTGAAGTCACCCGCGACGAGCAGCTTGAGCGGCAGTTCGACCTTCTTCTGTGCCCCTCCCGTATGAAGGTCTAGCGTAATTGATACGCGACTTTTCGGGATTTCTCGCTGAAAACTGTCCATTAAGACTCCTTATGAAGTGACGTTCGCGATCCCCGCTGAATTCGCCCGCAGCGATAGGGTATCTGGTGTGACGCTCCTTCGATCATCAGTTGCAACCGCAACTACATAACCATGCTGACTGCACCCCATTGTGCGGTCTCCATTCATGCGGCTTGGTTTACCGCAGCGTATTAGAACGGATTATCGCCAAGGCGTCAAAGAGAATTCGCGACGGAATTACAAATCGGATCGATATTAATAAGATAAGGCATCAATTTTTCACAATGTTTGAATTTTTATGAACGTGAATCTACTCGTGCCTCGAAGTGCGCGTGACGTCCAACGCTGCTGATTTTTGGGTATATTCTTGGCTTCCACCAAGACCCAGTTAGGTTTACTAACGCACTTTCTCTGTAATGCCGCGCGCATATTAATGGTAAAAACGTTAATTGGATTTAACAAATCTTATTTCCATAAAAATATATGCATGGGGTATACAGATATCCGATATCGCGTTTAGAATCCGCCGATTGAAAGCAGTACAAAATGCGCAGACGACCAACACATGCGAATCGACAAACCACTCTGGCACGACGGCCTCATCCTCTCGCAGCAGCACTTCCAGCAACAGGACCGGTGGACGGAATTTGCCCTGCAGCAGCTCGTTGCCGCGGCTTTTGCCGACCCATGGGGAACGCTCCGGGTCGAAGTCGACGAGGAAGCACTCGCGACGGGACGGCTGAAACTTACCCGCCTCAAGGGGCGTTTCCCCGACGGCACGCCTTTCGACACGACGGTGGCTGACGCGCTCCCGGGAGTGCGTGACCTCGGCCAGGGCATTCCCGCCGACCGCCAAAGCGTTGTCGTGTTCGCCGCGCTTGCACTCCTGGATGCCAACGGCAACAACTGCCGCCTTGATGAGACCTCACTCGCGCGTCCGCGGCGTTCGTATCGTGAATTTGCGAAGGTCATGGACCTGAACGGCACGAATGAGGTTGAAATTGCGACAGAGCGTCACGCGATCCGGCTGCTCTTCGATTTTGAGCCGCATGCCGATGACACGGTATGCGCCATCGCACGGCTCACGCGCGCGACCAACGGCCAGTTCCAGGTCGATCACCGGTTCGTGCCCCCCTGCCTGACGCTCGCCAGTCACCCGCTCCATATCGAGCGGATCAACCGCCTTGCAGACATTCTGCAGGCAAAAAGTCTCGCACTGGGCTCGCGCCGCAGCGAGCGCATCGAGCAGGTCGCGGAATACGGTGTCGCCGATGCCCAGCTCTTCTGGCTGCTGCACTGCATTCACGCGGCGTGGCCGCATCTGCGGCTTTATGCCTCGCATCCGGCCCGCCCGCCTGAGCACCTATATATCACGCTCGCCGAACTCGCCAGTGCACTGATGACGTTCTCCACCGGGGCCCGGCTCATTGATATCCCGGCATATGACCATGCACGGGCTGACGAGGTATTCGCGAAGCTCGAGTCGAAGATCCGCGAACTGCTGGATGCGATCATTCCGTCGCGTGTAGTGTCGATCGGCCTCACGCGCAAAGGCCCGACAACCTGGACGGGCCAGTTTCTTGACGAGCGCATCACCGCAGGGGCCGCGGACTGGTACCTCTCGGTCAATGCGCCGATGCCGGTATTCGAACTCGTCGAACAGTTCCCGCGATTGTGCAAGATCGGTGCACCCGATGATGTCGAGCACATCATCAATTCGGCACTGCTGGGTATTCCGCTCAAGGCCGTGCAACGGGTGCCCGGCGCCATTCCGGTGCGACTGGACAATCAGTACTTCGCACTCGACTCCACGAGTACTGTGCACGCGAAGATGCTCGCTGCCCGGGCCTGTCAGGTCTACCTCCCGGCATCCGTGCCCGACGCCACCCTCGAACTGTATGCGGTGCTGCGCTCATGACAATCCTGACTTCCCGCCATTCCGGCGATAGTGGGCCAGCCCTGATGGGTAGCGCGCCGGCCGCCGACCGCGTCAGCAGTGCTGGAATACGCGATCTGCTGCGAGACACGGCACTGCTTGTCACGTCACTCGCGCCGGGTGGAACGGTAACGGACGCCGCGGCGTTTCGCGACCGGTGCCGGCAGCTCATCGGAAATTTTTCGGACTCGCTCACGCACCGAGGTTACCCCGAGGACGTACGGCTGGAAGCGATGGTTGCGCAGTGCGGACTGCTTGACGAAACGGCGCTGCGGGAGCTGGGTGACGAAGCCCGTTCAGGATCTCAGGATCGCCCACATCTTTTCGCTGAATCGCGCTTGTAAACTGAGTCAGGCGATGTTAACTTGCGTGTATTGCCTGTAAAACGACACGCCGTTGCCTTCCATAGACGATAACGCTGACTGGGCCGATACCGAATTCGGTGCGGCCAATCTGGGCGATGCCCGTTTGACGAGCCGACTGGTCGCGCTGGCGCGACGGTTGGCAAGTAGTCCTGATTGCCCATTCCCGCGCTCGCTCAATGCCGCCGAGCTCAAGGCAGCCTATCGTTTTTTCGACAACGAACAGGTCGATACGGATGGCGTACTTGCTCCGCACATTGAACAGACCCTGCGGCGCATGACCCGCATACCGGTCGTGCTTGCGGTGCAGGACACGACCGAATTCAACCTGAGCCACCTCAAAGCGACCGAAGGACTGGGCTACGGCACGGGCAACGCTTCGCGCGGCTTCATGCTGCACAGCCTGCTGGCCGTCACGCCAGAAGGTTTGCCGCTGGGTGTGCTGGGTATGAAGACCTGGGTGCGACCCGACGCGCAATTAGGCAAGAAGCAGCAGAGAAAGCACCTTCCGGTTGCAGACAAGGAGAGCGTCAAGTGGCTCGAAGGCATCGCGCATCTGGGCGCCCTCAAGGCACGCTGTCCCGAGACCCTGGTGATTGGAATCGGTGACCGGGAAAGCGACCTCTACGAAGTGTTCACGGCCGAGCGTCCGCGAGGCGTTGAGTGGCTGATCCGAGCCAAGTCGGATCGCAAGACCGTCAACCCCGAGCACTCCCTCTGGGAGGCCGTTGCCGCGACCGCCCCGCTGGGCGAAACGGAGTTACAGGTCCCGCCAGTGGGTAATCAACCCAGGCGCGTCGCCCGTCTGACACTGCGGTGTACGCCAGTGCGACTGAGGCCTCCGCAACGGCCTTCATCCCGGCTCGCCGAGGTCACAGTCTATGCGATCCACGCCCTTGAAACCACGCCGCCGGCGGACATCGAGCCGCTCGAATGGATGCTGCTCAGTTCCGTGCCGACGATCACGTTTGAGGACACCCTTGAACGACTCGGCTGGTATGCCCGCCGATGGACGATTGAGTCGTGGCACCGCGTACTGAAGAGTGGCTGCAGCATTGAAAAGCGTCAGTTCGGCAACCTTGAGCGG
It encodes:
- the tssB gene encoding type VI secretion system contractile sheath small subunit, with protein sequence MDSFQREIPKSRVSITLDLHTGGAQKKVELPLKLLVAGDFSAGREHAPLAERKKVNIDKNNFDAVLADYAPDLKFAAENTLASDGTELPVNLSFRSMKDFEPEQVARQIPELQALLAMRHLLRDLKSNLLDNGTFRREFEKILKDKRLSDKLRGELGQIATAATQPEGHA
- the tssK gene encoding type VI secretion system baseplate subunit TssK: MRIDKPLWHDGLILSQQHFQQQDRWTEFALQQLVAAAFADPWGTLRVEVDEEALATGRLKLTRLKGRFPDGTPFDTTVADALPGVRDLGQGIPADRQSVVVFAALALLDANGNNCRLDETSLARPRRSYREFAKVMDLNGTNEVEIATERHAIRLLFDFEPHADDTVCAIARLTRATNGQFQVDHRFVPPCLTLASHPLHIERINRLADILQAKSLALGSRRSERIEQVAEYGVADAQLFWLLHCIHAAWPHLRLYASHPARPPEHLYITLAELASALMTFSTGARLIDIPAYDHARADEVFAKLESKIRELLDAIIPSRVVSIGLTRKGPTTWTGQFLDERITAGAADWYLSVNAPMPVFELVEQFPRLCKIGAPDDVEHIINSALLGIPLKAVQRVPGAIPVRLDNQYFALDSTSTVHAKMLAARACQVYLPASVPDATLELYAVLRS
- a CDS encoding DotU family type IV/VI secretion system protein; the protein is MTILTSRHSGDSGPALMGSAPAADRVSSAGIRDLLRDTALLVTSLAPGGTVTDAAAFRDRCRQLIGNFSDSLTHRGYPEDVRLEAMVAQCGLLDETALRELGDEARSGSQDRPHLFAESRL
- a CDS encoding IS4 family transposase; this translates as MPSIDDNADWADTEFGAANLGDARLTSRLVALARRLASSPDCPFPRSLNAAELKAAYRFFDNEQVDTDGVLAPHIEQTLRRMTRIPVVLAVQDTTEFNLSHLKATEGLGYGTGNASRGFMLHSLLAVTPEGLPLGVLGMKTWVRPDAQLGKKQQRKHLPVADKESVKWLEGIAHLGALKARCPETLVIGIGDRESDLYEVFTAERPRGVEWLIRAKSDRKTVNPEHSLWEAVAATAPLGETELQVPPVGNQPRRVARLTLRCTPVRLRPPQRPSSRLAEVTVYAIHALETTPPADIEPLEWMLLSSVPTITFEDTLERLGWYARRWTIESWHRVLKSGCSIEKRQFGNLERFVRSTALFAVISWRIMYATLLGRADPDLSCEVLLQPDEWRALHSRTHRTSKPPTAIPSLGEVVLWIAKLGGYLNRKHDHPPGPTVMWRGFLVLHEITEMYRIFRQDE